A region of Lycium barbarum isolate Lr01 chromosome 3, ASM1917538v2, whole genome shotgun sequence DNA encodes the following proteins:
- the LOC132633587 gene encoding protein MANNAN SYNTHESIS-RELATED 1 isoform X1 encodes MDKRMKGTWQVESQSQVLAGVLTITMFVMLGDMIKRDHFDALPVDSEISIHGTRKQSLVGGPWKEDGESLNSCWTKPVLEEADESQGYVTFSLTNGPEYHVSQIADAVVIARYLHATLVLPDIRGTEPGDKRKFEDVYDVEQFVKSLDGVVKVAKSKPSKVSGRNLAVVKVPSRVTEEHIAVNIEPIFRSKGNIRLATYFPSVNMKKTKENSNVDSTACLGMFGTLEVQPEVNGVVESMMERLRTLSRKSNGQFIAVDLRVDILEKKSCQGNSASKSKSCYGPQEIAMFLRKLGFNKDTTIYLTQSRWDSSLDALKELFPRTYTKESIMPIDKKAKFLDTENSELEKVINFYMCSQSDVFVPAISGLFYANVAGKRIASGKTQILVPADIAGSSASSTDYLSHYVSKKNHFAYSCFC; translated from the exons ATGGATAAAAGGATGAAAGGCACGTGGCAAGTTGAGTCACAAAGTCAG GTCTTGGCTGGTGTTCTTACTATCACTATGTTCGTTATGCTTGGAGACATGATCAAAAGGGACCATTTTGATGCCCTTCCT GTGGATTCAGAAATATCAATTCATGGTACCAGAAAGCAAAGTCTAGTTGGTGGGCCTTGGAAAGAGGATGGAGAATCTCTAAACTCATGTTGGACTAAACCAGTTCTCG AGGAAGCTGACGAATCACAAGGATATGTTACCTTCTCGCTCACTAATGGTCCTGAATATCACGTCTCTCAG ATTGCTGATGCAGTGGTAATAGCAAGATATCTGCACGCAACTCTTGTACTCCCAGACATAAGGGGAACTGAACCTGGTGATAAAAG GAAATTTGAAGACGTCTATGATGTTGAGCAGTTTGTGAAAAGCCTTGATGGGGTGGTAAAAGTAGCTAAATCTAAGCCATCAAAAGTCTCGGGAAGGAATCTAGCAGTTGTGAAGGTTCCTAGCAGAGTTACTGAAGAACACATTGCTGTTAACATCGAGCCAATTTTCAGATCAAAGGGGAACATAAGGCTAGCGACGTATTTTCCATCAGTAAACATGAAAAAAACGAAAGAGAATAGCAATGTCGACTCAACTGCATGTTTGGGGATGTTTGGAACTCTAGAGGTTCAGCCTGAAGTTAATGGAGTAGTTGAGTCTATGATGGAGCGCTTAAGAACTTTGAGTAGGAAGTCAAATGGACAGTTTATCGCGGTGGATCTAAGGGTTGATATATTGGAGAAAAAGAGTTGCCAAGGAAACAGTGCTTCTAAATCAAAAAGTTGCTATGGTCCACAAGAGATAGCTATGTTTTTGAGAAAACTTGGTTTCAACAAAGATACAACTATATATCTTACTCAATCTAGGTGGGATAGCAGCCTTGATGCATTAAAGGAACTCTTTCCTAGAACATACACTAAG GAAAGCATAATGCCCATAGACAAAAAGGCAAAATTTCTTGACACGGAGAATTCTGAACTGGAGAAAGTTATCAATTTTTACATGTGTTCTCAGAGTGATGTATTTGTACCAGCCATCTCGGGTCTATTTTATGCCAATGTGGCTGGCAAGAGAATCGCTTCTGGAAAGACTCAGATACTAGTTCCAGCTGATATTGCTGGTTCTTCTGCTTCTTCAACAGACTACTTATCTCATTACGTCTCAAAAAAGAACCACTTTGCCTATTCGTGCTTCTGTTAG
- the LOC132633587 gene encoding protein MANNAN SYNTHESIS-RELATED 1 isoform X2 gives MAVDPRQVLAGVLTITMFVMLGDMIKRDHFDALPVDSEISIHGTRKQSLVGGPWKEDGESLNSCWTKPVLEEADESQGYVTFSLTNGPEYHVSQIADAVVIARYLHATLVLPDIRGTEPGDKRKFEDVYDVEQFVKSLDGVVKVAKSKPSKVSGRNLAVVKVPSRVTEEHIAVNIEPIFRSKGNIRLATYFPSVNMKKTKENSNVDSTACLGMFGTLEVQPEVNGVVESMMERLRTLSRKSNGQFIAVDLRVDILEKKSCQGNSASKSKSCYGPQEIAMFLRKLGFNKDTTIYLTQSRWDSSLDALKELFPRTYTKESIMPIDKKAKFLDTENSELEKVINFYMCSQSDVFVPAISGLFYANVAGKRIASGKTQILVPADIAGSSASSTDYLSHYVSKKNHFAYSCFC, from the exons ATGGCTGTGGATCCGAGACAGGTCTTGGCTGGTGTTCTTACTATCACTATGTTCGTTATGCTTGGAGACATGATCAAAAGGGACCATTTTGATGCCCTTCCT GTGGATTCAGAAATATCAATTCATGGTACCAGAAAGCAAAGTCTAGTTGGTGGGCCTTGGAAAGAGGATGGAGAATCTCTAAACTCATGTTGGACTAAACCAGTTCTCG AGGAAGCTGACGAATCACAAGGATATGTTACCTTCTCGCTCACTAATGGTCCTGAATATCACGTCTCTCAG ATTGCTGATGCAGTGGTAATAGCAAGATATCTGCACGCAACTCTTGTACTCCCAGACATAAGGGGAACTGAACCTGGTGATAAAAG GAAATTTGAAGACGTCTATGATGTTGAGCAGTTTGTGAAAAGCCTTGATGGGGTGGTAAAAGTAGCTAAATCTAAGCCATCAAAAGTCTCGGGAAGGAATCTAGCAGTTGTGAAGGTTCCTAGCAGAGTTACTGAAGAACACATTGCTGTTAACATCGAGCCAATTTTCAGATCAAAGGGGAACATAAGGCTAGCGACGTATTTTCCATCAGTAAACATGAAAAAAACGAAAGAGAATAGCAATGTCGACTCAACTGCATGTTTGGGGATGTTTGGAACTCTAGAGGTTCAGCCTGAAGTTAATGGAGTAGTTGAGTCTATGATGGAGCGCTTAAGAACTTTGAGTAGGAAGTCAAATGGACAGTTTATCGCGGTGGATCTAAGGGTTGATATATTGGAGAAAAAGAGTTGCCAAGGAAACAGTGCTTCTAAATCAAAAAGTTGCTATGGTCCACAAGAGATAGCTATGTTTTTGAGAAAACTTGGTTTCAACAAAGATACAACTATATATCTTACTCAATCTAGGTGGGATAGCAGCCTTGATGCATTAAAGGAACTCTTTCCTAGAACATACACTAAG GAAAGCATAATGCCCATAGACAAAAAGGCAAAATTTCTTGACACGGAGAATTCTGAACTGGAGAAAGTTATCAATTTTTACATGTGTTCTCAGAGTGATGTATTTGTACCAGCCATCTCGGGTCTATTTTATGCCAATGTGGCTGGCAAGAGAATCGCTTCTGGAAAGACTCAGATACTAGTTCCAGCTGATATTGCTGGTTCTTCTGCTTCTTCAACAGACTACTTATCTCATTACGTCTCAAAAAAGAACCACTTTGCCTATTCGTGCTTCTGTTAG